From a single Aminobacterium mobile DSM 12262 genomic region:
- the rpoC gene encoding DNA-directed RNA polymerase subunit beta', whose product MSQKEIVGVRIKLASPERIRELSSGEVKKPETINYRTLRPEKDGLFCERIFGPTKSYECACGKYKRSGPKFKGIVCDRCGVEVTDNRVRRERMGHIELAAPVVHIWYLRGIPSRLSLLLGTSTKDLEKVVYFAPTRKREPAYKIVMEGRRPDLAKRGDVIAESEVKIHSYYDSKIKAEEAYRIVSVDDIPVNVGDVLTAQQVSRYKTEYGDSLFKVEPAFEFVTVPEGLEFTPGDVASASELDRLEKLGLEFETKRAIVNNQETFVVTAAAKLPFAKGDIVSSTEFQMFHEKYPGRFMAQVETVTIEDPCYIVIDKGSSPFDPADIIMEREQRLCAAYDKKFNAGIGAEGVRSLLSKIDLDFLCATLREDVSESTGQKKRKLIKRLQVAEDFRRSHSHVESMVLEVLPVIPPDLRPMVQLDGGRFATSDLNDLYRRVINRNNRLRKLQELRAPEIIIRNEKRMLQESVDALIDNGRMGKAVLGAGNRPLKSLTDLLRGKKGRFRQNLLGKRVDYSGRSVIVIGPQLKIYQCGLPKQMALELFKPFVIRQLVERNLAPNVKSAKRLIERGREEIWGILEEIIKDHPVLLNRAPTLHRLGIQAFEPVLMEGKAIRLHPLVCTAFNADFDGDQMAVHVPLSLEAQAEARLLMLSANNLLSPASGRPIVTPTQDIILGIYYLTDLRDGLKGEGDYFSNIEDVLVALNHKVVHLNAKIRLKKDPAWNVESEDDRWIETSPGRALFNSILPEKLRFMNKQFGKKAIGKLIDEAYDVISRSELVRMLDGIKSLGYHWSTVSGISFGVKSIIIPPEKEEITREAAEEDEELMSEYEMGILTQEEYLFRKEILWSDAARRISDSILDNMAHENPIRMMVDSGARGSKSQMGQMAGIRGLMSDPSGRIIDYPITANFREGMNMLEYFISTHGARKGLADTALRTAKSGYLTRRLVDVAQDIIVTDHDCGTNKGIEIHPLLQDGKVMISLAERIIGRTALYDIYHPETGELLVEAGELIWPQTAETIDKLGISSVWVRSPLTCTLKRGVCQKCYGMDLATRSGVAVGEAVGVVAAQSIGEPGTQLTMRTFHTGGVRMTGEDITQGLPRIEQLFEVRRPKKVAFLAGVDGRVSEIREMEGKRKVIITSNEPGKEEKVTYNIPSSQHLLVEEGQEVNRTDHLTEGNVDPQQLLEVEGIEAVQRSLVDEIQGVYRSQGVSINNKHIEVILRKVAPVNRVRVVEEGDTSFVAGDLVWVDDIEQENGAIRKENEKNIMEATRIFSGRVVKNIVAQRTNDTIAQYTNAPLTEEAIRTLLRPGYQISEMSLEEEGGQDLVLVIGEAAFRKRMEGLELIRPFKSEDGKEILAGTVLTAGQLGIVTAGDPVAICVRDKGAIEKLIDGAYLATDIVVDGEVLAQGDRAFAQDVADVCLKYDVPSIKTWHTVERISVLDALQERLMDKIWGRPLSQAIDYEGNALSDVAQLVDARIIRGLVDAEISAVDLEGEILTREKVLLELLNDLVYGKVLLEPIFDKKGQLVMDSGQEINRAMIDLLVQSEAEEFVVRPISARSDEKRLIWNVTFVRKLREGPKCKPFVHGITKAALATDSFLSAASFQQTAQVLAGAAVKGDLDPLEGLKENVIIGHLIPAGTGVEWFKEVEVAPLGKEIKTEQQAPETGESEVSQNSKEA is encoded by the coding sequence ATCTCAGGGGAATTCCCAGTCGTTTGAGCCTTCTCCTTGGAACGAGCACGAAAGATTTAGAGAAGGTCGTATACTTTGCTCCGACTCGCAAGCGAGAGCCAGCTTATAAGATAGTTATGGAGGGCCGGCGTCCGGACTTGGCCAAACGTGGGGATGTCATTGCGGAGAGTGAGGTTAAAATTCACTCTTATTACGATTCCAAGATTAAGGCAGAAGAGGCATATCGAATTGTAAGTGTCGATGATATCCCGGTTAATGTGGGAGATGTCCTTACTGCTCAGCAAGTATCGAGGTATAAGACGGAATATGGTGATAGCCTTTTCAAAGTAGAGCCCGCCTTTGAATTCGTGACAGTGCCAGAAGGGCTGGAATTTACTCCTGGCGATGTGGCTTCTGCGTCTGAGCTGGATCGACTTGAAAAACTTGGTCTTGAGTTTGAGACCAAGAGAGCCATAGTGAACAATCAGGAAACTTTTGTCGTAACAGCGGCAGCGAAGCTTCCCTTCGCAAAGGGAGATATTGTGTCGTCCACAGAGTTTCAGATGTTCCACGAAAAATATCCTGGTCGTTTCATGGCTCAGGTTGAGACTGTTACCATAGAAGATCCTTGCTATATCGTTATAGATAAGGGATCCTCTCCTTTTGACCCTGCGGACATTATTATGGAGAGAGAGCAGCGCTTATGCGCAGCATATGATAAAAAATTCAATGCAGGCATAGGAGCTGAAGGTGTGAGAAGTCTTCTGAGCAAGATAGACCTCGATTTTCTGTGCGCTACTCTCAGAGAAGACGTTTCGGAGAGCACAGGACAGAAAAAGAGGAAGCTTATTAAAAGATTGCAGGTAGCGGAAGATTTCAGGAGGAGCCATTCCCATGTGGAATCCATGGTCTTAGAGGTATTGCCTGTTATCCCTCCAGATTTGCGACCTATGGTCCAGCTTGATGGTGGTCGATTTGCTACGTCAGATTTGAATGATTTGTATCGCCGAGTCATTAACAGAAATAATCGACTTCGCAAGTTACAAGAGCTACGAGCCCCTGAGATTATCATTCGGAATGAAAAACGAATGCTTCAGGAGTCAGTGGATGCTCTTATAGACAATGGTCGAATGGGGAAGGCAGTTCTTGGCGCAGGGAATAGGCCTCTGAAGAGCTTAACGGATCTTTTAAGAGGTAAAAAGGGTCGGTTCCGACAGAACCTTCTCGGTAAGCGAGTCGACTATTCGGGGCGTTCCGTTATTGTTATAGGCCCGCAGCTCAAAATATATCAGTGCGGGTTGCCGAAACAGATGGCTCTAGAGCTCTTTAAGCCTTTTGTAATCAGACAATTGGTCGAGCGAAACCTAGCTCCGAATGTGAAAAGTGCTAAACGATTAATTGAACGAGGACGAGAGGAAATTTGGGGGATTCTGGAAGAAATTATTAAGGATCATCCCGTACTCTTGAATCGTGCCCCAACACTGCATCGTCTCGGGATTCAGGCCTTTGAGCCTGTGCTGATGGAAGGGAAAGCTATTCGTCTCCATCCTCTTGTCTGCACAGCTTTTAACGCAGACTTTGATGGAGACCAGATGGCTGTCCATGTACCTCTTTCTCTTGAGGCTCAGGCAGAAGCTCGGCTTCTGATGCTTTCTGCCAACAACTTGCTTTCCCCAGCAAGCGGTCGTCCTATAGTGACGCCTACCCAAGATATTATCCTCGGTATTTACTATCTTACTGATCTGCGAGATGGTTTGAAGGGTGAGGGCGATTATTTCTCTAATATAGAAGATGTTCTCGTCGCATTGAACCATAAAGTAGTTCATCTGAATGCGAAGATTCGACTAAAGAAAGATCCTGCTTGGAACGTAGAAAGTGAGGATGATCGGTGGATAGAGACTTCACCTGGTCGAGCACTTTTTAATAGCATTCTTCCAGAGAAACTCCGCTTCATGAATAAGCAATTTGGTAAAAAAGCCATAGGAAAGCTTATAGACGAGGCCTACGATGTTATTTCTAGGTCGGAACTCGTTAGAATGCTCGATGGCATTAAATCTTTAGGTTACCATTGGTCTACGGTGAGTGGAATAAGCTTTGGAGTAAAATCCATTATTATTCCGCCGGAGAAAGAGGAAATTACTCGAGAGGCGGCTGAAGAAGACGAGGAATTAATGTCTGAATATGAGATGGGCATTCTGACTCAAGAAGAGTACCTCTTCCGTAAAGAGATACTTTGGTCAGATGCTGCTCGAAGAATCTCTGACAGTATCCTTGACAATATGGCTCACGAGAACCCCATCCGCATGATGGTAGATTCTGGAGCTCGTGGTAGTAAGAGCCAGATGGGGCAGATGGCTGGCATACGAGGACTGATGTCTGATCCGTCGGGACGAATTATTGACTATCCTATTACAGCTAACTTCCGTGAGGGTATGAACATGTTGGAGTATTTTATTTCCACTCACGGAGCACGAAAGGGATTGGCTGATACAGCTCTTCGTACGGCAAAGTCTGGATACCTCACACGCAGATTGGTAGATGTAGCTCAGGATATTATAGTAACTGACCATGATTGTGGAACTAATAAGGGTATTGAGATTCATCCTTTGCTCCAAGATGGCAAGGTCATGATTTCTCTTGCTGAGAGAATCATAGGACGAACTGCCCTATATGATATCTATCATCCTGAGACTGGAGAGCTTCTTGTAGAAGCTGGAGAGTTGATTTGGCCTCAGACTGCTGAAACCATAGATAAGCTCGGCATCTCTTCCGTTTGGGTACGAAGTCCCTTAACGTGTACGTTGAAGCGTGGAGTGTGTCAGAAGTGTTATGGAATGGATCTGGCTACACGTTCTGGCGTTGCGGTGGGAGAGGCTGTAGGCGTTGTGGCCGCTCAATCTATAGGAGAACCTGGAACACAGCTTACCATGAGAACCTTCCATACTGGCGGTGTTCGTATGACGGGAGAAGATATTACTCAAGGTCTTCCCAGAATTGAGCAACTCTTTGAAGTTCGTCGACCCAAGAAGGTCGCTTTCCTCGCTGGCGTTGACGGCAGAGTCTCTGAAATTCGTGAGATGGAAGGGAAACGGAAGGTCATTATCACGAGCAATGAGCCAGGGAAGGAAGAAAAGGTTACATATAACATACCTTCATCTCAGCATTTGCTTGTAGAAGAAGGTCAGGAAGTCAATCGTACCGACCATTTAACGGAGGGGAACGTGGATCCTCAGCAACTCTTGGAAGTGGAAGGTATAGAAGCGGTACAGCGCAGTCTTGTTGATGAAATACAAGGTGTTTATCGATCCCAAGGAGTCTCTATCAATAACAAACATATTGAGGTTATATTGAGAAAAGTAGCTCCTGTCAATAGAGTACGAGTTGTTGAAGAGGGAGATACCTCTTTTGTTGCAGGCGATCTCGTATGGGTTGATGATATAGAGCAAGAAAACGGGGCTATTCGCAAAGAGAATGAGAAGAACATTATGGAGGCCACTCGTATCTTCTCAGGAAGAGTTGTAAAAAATATTGTTGCGCAACGAACAAACGACACTATAGCTCAGTATACGAATGCTCCGTTAACAGAGGAAGCGATTCGTACCCTCCTTCGTCCTGGATATCAAATATCTGAAATGAGCCTGGAAGAAGAGGGCGGGCAGGATCTGGTTCTTGTTATAGGGGAAGCTGCTTTCCGTAAGCGGATGGAGGGGCTGGAGTTGATTCGACCCTTCAAGTCTGAAGATGGGAAAGAAATTTTGGCAGGTACTGTTTTGACAGCAGGGCAGCTTGGAATTGTTACAGCTGGAGACCCCGTAGCTATTTGCGTCCGAGATAAGGGAGCTATCGAGAAGCTTATCGACGGTGCTTATTTGGCAACAGATATAGTTGTAGATGGCGAAGTTCTTGCTCAGGGTGATCGAGCTTTCGCTCAAGATGTGGCCGATGTCTGCCTTAAATATGACGTACCGTCAATAAAAACATGGCATACAGTAGAGCGCATCTCAGTACTTGACGCTCTACAGGAGCGGTTAATGGATAAAATCTGGGGACGTCCTTTGAGTCAGGCTATTGATTATGAAGGGAATGCACTCTCAGATGTGGCTCAACTCGTAGACGCTCGGATTATTAGAGGGCTGGTAGATGCAGAAATATCTGCAGTGGATCTCGAGGGGGAAATTCTTACTCGAGAAAAAGTATTGCTAGAGCTTCTTAATGACCTTGTCTACGGGAAAGTACTTCTTGAACCTATCTTTGATAAGAAAGGGCAGCTCGTTATGGACAGTGGTCAGGAAATTAACCGGGCTATGATTGACCTTTTAGTACAATCTGAGGCGGAGGAATTTGTTGTTCGCCCCATCTCTGCTCGTTCTGACGAAAAACGATTGATATGGAATGTTACTTTTGTTCGTAAGCTTAGAGAGGGTCCAAAGTGCAAGCCTTTTGTTCACGGTATTACGAAGGCTGCCTTAGCTACAGATAGTTTCTTGAGTGCCGCTTCCTTCCAGCAGACAGCTCAGGTTTTGGCAGGTGCGGCAGTAAAGGGGGACTTGGATCCTCTGGAAGGACTCAAAGAAAATGTTATCATTGGACATCTGATACCTGCAGGAACAGGGGTAGAATGGTTTAAGGAAGTAGAAGTAGCTCCATTAGGAAAAGAAATAAAAACAGAACAACAAGCTCCGGAAACGGGAGAGTCTGAAGTAAGCCAGAACTCAAAAGAAGCATAA